From a region of the Sinorhizobium sp. B11 genome:
- a CDS encoding 2-dehydropantoate 2-reductase, translating to MASTSICIYGAGALGGAIAVKLASRLGDNAAVSVVARGAHLEAIRKNGLSLHEADSDKPLNVRLTATDDPTTLPPQDLIITGLKGHQLGPAAEGMATLLKGNTRVVMVLNGIPWWYFHRDTQSGHAELQFDELDPGGKLWRLIGPERVIGCVAMQGAEVVNPGEIRLSNKGRFVLGEPSGEMSADLESVAGLLAGADLNVSTTQRIRDEIWNKLTGNAAFNPISALTRALMTDIMADPALFEMVGKIMNEVRAVGSALGAKFSISIEERLQQSRHIGPVRTSMLQDLLAGKALEIVPLVGMVVALGRTANVPTPVSEVVLALVTQLDKENQRGG from the coding sequence ATGGCGAGCACATCGATCTGTATTTACGGAGCAGGCGCTCTTGGAGGCGCGATCGCCGTCAAGCTCGCAAGCCGGCTCGGCGACAATGCGGCCGTCTCCGTCGTTGCCCGTGGCGCGCACCTGGAAGCGATCCGGAAGAATGGTCTTTCCCTGCATGAAGCGGATTCGGACAAACCGCTCAACGTGCGGCTCACAGCAACCGACGATCCGACCACACTCCCACCGCAGGATCTCATCATCACCGGCCTCAAGGGCCATCAGCTGGGACCGGCGGCCGAGGGCATGGCCACGCTGCTGAAGGGCAATACCCGCGTTGTCATGGTGCTGAACGGGATTCCCTGGTGGTATTTTCATCGCGATACGCAAAGCGGCCATGCCGAGCTGCAGTTCGACGAACTGGATCCCGGCGGGAAACTGTGGCGCCTGATCGGCCCGGAACGAGTGATCGGCTGCGTGGCTATGCAAGGGGCGGAAGTCGTCAATCCAGGCGAGATCCGCCTGTCCAATAAAGGCCGTTTCGTGCTCGGCGAACCCTCCGGCGAAATGTCGGCCGATCTCGAATCCGTTGCCGGCCTCCTTGCCGGGGCCGACCTCAATGTCTCGACCACACAGCGCATTCGCGACGAGATCTGGAACAAGCTGACGGGCAATGCGGCGTTCAACCCGATCAGCGCACTGACGCGAGCTTTGATGACCGACATCATGGCCGATCCCGCGCTGTTCGAGATGGTCGGCAAGATCATGAACGAAGTGCGCGCGGTCGGCAGCGCGCTTGGCGCAAAATTCAGCATCAGCATCGAGGAAAGGCTCCAGCAATCGCGTCACATCGGCCCGGTGCGCACCTCGATGCTGCAGGATCTTCTCGCCGGCAAGGCGCTGGAAATCGTGCCGCTCGTCGGTATGGTCGTGGCACTCGGGCGTACAGCCAACGTGCCGACCCCCGTCTCGGAGGTCGTATTGGCGCTGGTGACGCAGCTCGACAAGGAAAACCAGCGCGGCGGCTGA
- a CDS encoding lipocalin-like domain-containing protein, which produces MDRAALIGTWRMISWTRTVVATGKVSDAMGADPIGYIAYHADGRMMAFVTNRRRPKPNGKAPNDSEKAALFDTMLAYTAEYSLEGDKVIHHVEAAWNPTWERPLIRPVHMEGDILVISDAPGTDPVTGEDVVYRLEFSKL; this is translated from the coding sequence ATGGATAGAGCCGCCCTTATCGGAACGTGGCGCATGATCTCGTGGACACGAACCGTCGTTGCGACGGGGAAGGTGAGCGACGCCATGGGTGCCGATCCCATCGGATATATCGCCTATCACGCAGACGGCCGGATGATGGCCTTCGTTACCAACCGGCGCAGGCCGAAACCCAACGGCAAAGCGCCCAACGACAGTGAAAAGGCCGCACTCTTTGATACGATGCTGGCCTATACCGCCGAATATTCCCTGGAGGGTGACAAGGTGATCCATCACGTGGAGGCCGCCTGGAATCCGACATGGGAGCGGCCCCTTATCCGCCCTGTCCATATGGAGGGCGACATACTCGTCATCAGCGATGCACCCGGCACCGATCCTGTCACGGGAGAGGATGTTGTCTACCGATTGGAATTCTCCAAACTCTGA
- a CDS encoding DegQ family serine endoprotease, with protein MQGLSKHASVSLLALTLLLPAYAQAQTKTVPESQMQMQLSFAPLVKQTSGAVVNVYAEKTVQRQSPFAGDPFFEQFFGQQMPNRSEKQSSLGSGVIVEANGTVVTNNHVVEGADDIKVALSDGREFPCKVVLRDDRLDLAVLKIDSKADFPTLPIGNSDAVEVGDLVLAIGNPFGVGQTVTSGIVSALARNQVVKNEFGFFIQTDASINPGNSGGALMNMKGELIGINTAIFSRGGGSNGIGFAIPANLVKVFLTSADSGVKSFERPYIGATFDPVTSEVADALGLDKARGALIAKVTADSPAAKSGLKAGEVITAVDGVSVEHPDALLYRLTTAGLGKSVNLTVMENGREQQIVLALARAPETQPRDQRTIGGHTPFTGAVVENLSPRVADELRMPLDSTGVVISDVEGGSPASRLGFEPKDIVVSINGAEVKTSRDLQEIADSDPSLWRVEIERDGQRIRQFFR; from the coding sequence ATGCAAGGCCTGTCCAAGCACGCCTCCGTTTCGCTTCTGGCACTAACGCTCCTGCTGCCCGCCTACGCACAGGCGCAGACCAAGACAGTGCCGGAAAGCCAGATGCAGATGCAGCTTTCTTTCGCGCCGCTGGTCAAGCAGACCTCGGGCGCTGTCGTGAATGTCTATGCTGAAAAGACTGTTCAGCGGCAGTCGCCCTTTGCCGGCGATCCCTTTTTCGAGCAGTTCTTCGGTCAGCAGATGCCGAACCGCTCCGAAAAGCAGTCTTCGCTCGGCTCCGGCGTCATCGTCGAGGCGAACGGGACCGTCGTGACGAACAATCATGTCGTCGAGGGTGCCGACGACATCAAGGTGGCGCTGTCGGACGGTCGCGAATTCCCCTGCAAGGTCGTTCTGCGTGACGACCGCCTCGATCTCGCGGTCTTGAAGATCGATAGCAAGGCGGATTTCCCGACACTGCCGATCGGCAATTCCGATGCAGTGGAAGTCGGCGATCTCGTGCTGGCGATCGGCAATCCTTTCGGCGTCGGCCAGACCGTCACCAGCGGTATCGTTTCGGCACTTGCCCGCAACCAGGTGGTCAAGAACGAGTTCGGTTTCTTCATCCAGACAGATGCGTCGATCAATCCCGGCAATTCCGGCGGCGCGCTGATGAACATGAAAGGCGAACTGATCGGCATTAACACCGCGATCTTTTCCCGCGGCGGCGGATCGAACGGTATCGGCTTTGCCATCCCCGCCAATCTGGTCAAGGTTTTTCTCACCTCTGCCGATTCAGGCGTCAAGTCCTTCGAGCGGCCCTATATCGGCGCTACCTTCGATCCGGTGACCTCTGAGGTCGCAGACGCGCTCGGCCTCGACAAGGCACGCGGCGCGCTGATCGCCAAGGTCACTGCGGATAGCCCGGCAGCCAAGTCCGGCCTCAAGGCGGGCGAGGTCATCACTGCAGTCGATGGCGTCTCGGTGGAGCATCCGGATGCACTTCTTTATCGATTGACGACAGCTGGCCTCGGCAAGTCGGTCAACCTGACGGTCATGGAAAACGGGCGTGAGCAGCAGATAGTGCTTGCACTTGCCCGTGCGCCGGAAACCCAGCCCCGCGATCAGCGCACGATCGGCGGACATACGCCCTTTACCGGCGCAGTCGTGGAAAACCTTTCGCCGCGCGTGGCCGATGAACTGAGGATGCCGCTCGATTCGACGGGTGTGGTCATCTCCGACGTCGAGGGCGGTTCTCCCGCTTCCCGGCTCGGCTTCGAGCCGAAGGATATCGTCGTGTCCATCAATGGGGCCGAAGTCAAAACCAGCCGTGACCTGCAGGAGATCGCCGATTCCGATCCCAGCCTCTGGCGGGTCGAGATCGAACGCGATGGTCAGCGCATCAGGCAGTTCTTCCGATGA
- a CDS encoding LysR family transcriptional regulator, whose amino-acid sequence MRATELSEMAAFAAVARHKSFRKAGEERGVTASAISHAVLNLEDRIGIRLLNRTTRSVSLTEAGELLRSHLDPAFGEINSALDALNRFRDTPFGRVRINVGNSIAPFVVGQVIGPLLMKNPNLQLEIAATDRLVDIVEEGFDAGIRFGERVTEGMIAVRIKPRMRLVVVGSPAYFETRQKPETPHDLKRHICIQNMFPSGARYPWDFERDGQAITFHPTGPLSLDDHELMTAAALSGVALAYVWEGRVAPLIASGKLIQVLDEWCQPEEPLYLYYPSRRHISAGFRTVIDAIRGD is encoded by the coding sequence ATGAGAGCGACCGAACTTTCCGAAATGGCTGCCTTTGCCGCTGTCGCCAGGCACAAGAGTTTCCGCAAGGCGGGAGAGGAGAGGGGTGTCACCGCCTCTGCGATCAGCCACGCTGTCCTCAACCTGGAGGACCGCATCGGCATCCGGTTGCTGAACCGCACGACCCGCAGCGTCTCGCTGACGGAGGCCGGCGAACTGCTTCGCTCCCATCTCGATCCGGCCTTCGGCGAGATCAATTCCGCACTCGATGCGCTGAACCGTTTCCGCGATACCCCTTTCGGTCGCGTTCGTATCAATGTCGGCAATTCCATTGCGCCCTTCGTCGTCGGCCAGGTCATCGGGCCGCTCCTGATGAAGAATCCCAATCTGCAGCTCGAGATCGCGGCGACTGATCGGCTGGTGGATATTGTCGAGGAAGGCTTCGATGCCGGCATTCGTTTCGGCGAGCGTGTGACGGAAGGCATGATCGCCGTGCGCATCAAGCCGCGCATGCGCCTCGTGGTGGTCGGCTCCCCCGCCTATTTCGAAACACGGCAGAAGCCTGAGACGCCGCATGATCTGAAGCGCCATATCTGCATCCAGAACATGTTCCCCTCGGGCGCGCGTTACCCCTGGGACTTTGAAAGGGACGGCCAGGCCATCACTTTCCACCCGACCGGTCCGCTCTCGCTCGACGACCACGAATTGATGACAGCGGCTGCCTTGAGCGGCGTGGCGCTAGCCTACGTCTGGGAGGGCAGGGTGGCGCCGCTGATTGCAAGCGGCAAGCTTATCCAGGTACTCGACGAATGGTGCCAGCCGGAGGAGCCGCTTTATCTCTACTATCCCAGCCGGCGGCATATTTCGGCGGGTTTCCGGACGGTGATCGACGCGATCCGCGGCGACTAA
- a CDS encoding MarR family transcriptional regulator, with product MIKKRTPEGDAFAALSIAVIRLSAHLQTEGDALARPAGQTSARWQVLAAADHAPMSVADAARALGLARQGVQRIADLLEGEGLIAYRVNPVHQRAKLMELTEAGKSALADIAARQTVWANEHGFNYGEDRLHQAAGLINEMIAEFQSGRDQG from the coding sequence ATGATCAAGAAACGAACGCCTGAAGGCGATGCTTTTGCCGCTCTTTCCATCGCCGTGATCCGGCTCTCGGCCCACTTGCAGACGGAAGGCGATGCGCTTGCCAGGCCCGCGGGGCAGACCAGCGCGCGCTGGCAGGTGCTCGCCGCGGCCGACCATGCGCCCATGTCGGTTGCAGATGCTGCGCGTGCGCTTGGCCTCGCACGTCAGGGTGTGCAGCGTATCGCCGATCTCCTGGAAGGCGAGGGGCTGATTGCCTATCGCGTCAATCCCGTGCACCAGCGCGCCAAACTCATGGAACTGACGGAGGCGGGCAAGAGCGCTCTTGCTGATATCGCAGCGCGACAGACGGTCTGGGCGAACGAACATGGGTTCAACTACGGCGAGGACCGGCTTCACCAGGCAGCCGGTCTCATCAACGAAATGATCGCCGAGTTCCAGAGCGGAAGAGATCAGGGCTGA
- a CDS encoding oxidoreductase — protein MKVWFITGASRGFGALMTKDALAAGDAVVATARNPKTITEQFGDHPNLLAVALDVTNEGQAKEAAAIAVARFGRIDILANNAGYGLLGAVEEATAEEIERIYATNVFGLLKVTRAVLPYMRRQRSGHILNFSSIGGYYGFPGWGVYGSTKFAVEGLSESLATEVEPFGIKVTIIEPGFFRTDFLHDNSLAISPASIPDYVGTPAGNMRDFAASANHAQPGDPAKLTAGIIELVNTANPPLRMPFGSDTVAKIEEEHASVEKELAQWRQLAVSTDFEQTA, from the coding sequence ATGAAAGTCTGGTTTATCACAGGTGCATCGCGTGGTTTCGGCGCGCTGATGACCAAGGACGCTCTTGCTGCCGGCGACGCTGTCGTTGCCACCGCCCGCAACCCGAAGACCATCACCGAACAGTTCGGCGATCATCCGAACCTGCTTGCCGTCGCTCTCGACGTCACCAATGAAGGCCAGGCCAAAGAGGCCGCCGCTATTGCCGTTGCCCGCTTCGGCCGCATCGACATCCTCGCCAACAATGCCGGTTACGGCCTGCTCGGCGCCGTCGAGGAAGCAACGGCAGAGGAAATCGAGCGGATCTACGCCACCAACGTCTTCGGCCTCCTGAAGGTTACCCGCGCCGTGTTGCCCTATATGCGGCGCCAGCGCTCGGGCCATATCCTGAACTTCTCCTCGATTGGCGGCTATTACGGCTTTCCTGGCTGGGGCGTGTACGGCTCGACGAAGTTCGCCGTCGAAGGCCTGTCGGAATCGCTGGCGACCGAAGTCGAACCGTTCGGCATCAAGGTCACGATCATCGAGCCCGGCTTCTTCCGCACGGACTTCCTGCATGACAACTCGCTGGCGATCAGCCCGGCTTCCATCCCCGATTATGTCGGCACGCCGGCTGGCAACATGCGCGACTTTGCGGCGAGCGCCAACCACGCTCAACCGGGCGACCCCGCCAAGCTAACCGCCGGCATTATCGAATTGGTGAACACCGCCAACCCGCCGCTGCGCATGCCTTTCGGCAGCGATACGGTCGCCAAGATCGAAGAGGAACATGCCAGCGTGGAGAAGGAACTGGCTCAGTGGCGTCAGCTCGCGGTCTCCACGGACTTCGAACAGACGGCCTAA
- the dapA gene encoding 4-hydroxy-tetrahydrodipicolinate synthase, whose product MNNTGRLRPGGAITALVTPFHNGEVDGAALEALVEWQVLSGVDGLALCTAAGEGLSLSPQERRMVLDICVRAAADRIPVIAAAGTNCTEGTIALIRDAEECGARAVLVTVPYYSKPGQKGILHHFQQIAAASNLPILVENAPSRTASDLTVETLGRLAELDAIVAIVDATGDIARFANLPPALRHRFRFLSGHDGTALSFHLAGGDGIVSAAANILPRLVTSLQQAAYGSYISAALALSDRLHPLLTALGSESDPALLKYALQVLRGAEADLRLPLVPADAESRFAIVSALSPFVGGGTPRIALSL is encoded by the coding sequence ATGAACAATACCGGAAGACTGCGCCCGGGCGGCGCGATCACCGCGCTCGTTACGCCGTTCCACAACGGCGAGGTCGACGGGGCGGCACTGGAAGCTCTCGTTGAATGGCAGGTGCTGAGCGGCGTCGATGGACTCGCTCTTTGCACGGCGGCGGGTGAAGGGCTCAGCCTCTCACCGCAGGAACGCCGCATGGTGCTCGACATCTGCGTCCGGGCCGCGGCGGACCGTATTCCGGTGATCGCCGCGGCCGGTACCAATTGCACCGAAGGCACGATCGCCCTGATACGCGATGCGGAAGAATGCGGCGCGCGCGCCGTGCTTGTCACCGTGCCCTATTATTCCAAGCCGGGGCAAAAGGGCATTCTCCATCATTTCCAGCAAATCGCCGCTGCAAGCAATCTGCCAATTCTGGTCGAGAATGCACCATCACGCACTGCGAGTGATCTGACGGTGGAAACGCTGGGGCGATTGGCCGAGCTCGATGCGATTGTCGCCATCGTCGATGCGACCGGGGATATCGCCCGCTTCGCCAACCTGCCACCGGCACTGCGACATCGGTTCCGCTTCCTGTCCGGTCATGACGGCACGGCGCTTTCATTTCATCTTGCTGGTGGTGACGGCATCGTATCGGCGGCTGCCAATATCCTCCCGCGCCTCGTCACCTCGCTGCAGCAGGCGGCTTATGGGAGCTATATCTCCGCTGCACTTGCGCTCAGCGACAGGCTGCATCCTCTGCTGACGGCGCTTGGGTCGGAGAGTGATCCTGCCCTGCTGAAATACGCGCTGCAGGTGCTGCGCGGCGCGGAGGCCGATCTTCGCCTGCCACTCGTACCGGCCGACGCGGAAAGCCGCTTTGCGATCGTATCGGCGCTTTCTCCCTTTGTCGGTGGCGGCACCCCGCGCATCGCGCTATCCCTATGA
- a CDS encoding GFA family protein, with the protein MKKTYHGSCHCGRIRYEADIDIQAGTGKCNCSICWKLRYWGTNIKPEDFRLLCEETGISDYQFGTFSGHHRFCANCGVPAYGDGYIEAMGGAYVSINLACLDDLDPAELVEAPVQYFDGRNNSWWTVPAETRHL; encoded by the coding sequence ATGAAGAAGACCTATCACGGAAGCTGCCATTGCGGCCGGATCCGCTACGAGGCCGATATCGACATTCAGGCCGGGACGGGAAAGTGCAATTGCTCGATCTGCTGGAAGCTCCGCTACTGGGGCACGAACATCAAGCCAGAGGATTTCCGCCTCTTGTGCGAGGAGACAGGCATCAGCGATTACCAGTTCGGAACCTTCTCGGGCCATCATCGCTTCTGCGCCAATTGCGGGGTGCCTGCATATGGCGACGGTTACATCGAGGCAATGGGCGGCGCCTATGTCTCGATCAATCTTGCCTGCCTTGACGATCTCGATCCCGCCGAGCTTGTGGAGGCGCCGGTGCAATATTTCGACGGCAGGAACAACAGCTGGTGGACCGTTCCGGCCGAGACGAGACATCTCTGA
- a CDS encoding replication-associated recombination protein A has protein sequence MSDDLFAPRVPEEVASRRPLADRLRPKTLGEVTGQEHLTGEDGVLRRMIESGSLGSMIFWGPPGTGKTTVARLLSGEAGLAFEQISAIFSGVADLKKVFEAARMRRMDGRQTLLFVDEIHRFNRAQQDSFLPVMEDGTVILVGATTENPSFELNAALLSRARVLTFKSHDEDSLEELLKRAETVESRPLPLTEDARASLIRMADGDGRAVLTLAEEVWRAAREGEIFDTEGLTRIVQRRAPVYDKAQDGHYNLISALHKSVRGSDPDAALYYLARMFDAGEDPLYLGRRLVRMAVEDIGLADPQALVICNAAKDAYDYLGSPEGELAFAQACVYLATAPKSNAVYTAFKAATIAAKQNGSLLPPKHILNAPTKLMKGEGYGEGYRYDHDEPDAFSGQDYFPEKMGRQTFYDPPERGFEREIRKRLDWWAKLRKERNPR, from the coding sequence ATGAGTGATGACCTCTTCGCGCCGCGTGTTCCGGAAGAGGTCGCCAGCCGGCGGCCGCTTGCCGATCGTCTGCGGCCGAAGACGCTTGGCGAAGTCACCGGTCAGGAACATCTGACCGGTGAGGATGGCGTTCTGCGCCGCATGATCGAGAGCGGCTCTCTCGGCTCCATGATCTTCTGGGGGCCACCCGGTACGGGCAAGACGACAGTCGCGAGGCTGCTGTCAGGCGAGGCGGGCCTGGCCTTCGAACAGATATCGGCAATTTTCTCCGGTGTCGCCGATCTGAAGAAGGTTTTTGAAGCAGCCCGTATGCGCCGCATGGACGGCCGCCAGACGCTGCTTTTCGTCGACGAGATCCATCGCTTCAACCGCGCCCAGCAGGATAGTTTCCTGCCGGTCATGGAGGATGGCACGGTCATTCTCGTTGGCGCCACGACGGAAAACCCGTCCTTCGAACTCAACGCCGCTCTCTTGTCGCGCGCCCGCGTACTAACCTTCAAGTCGCATGATGAAGACAGCCTCGAGGAACTGCTGAAACGCGCCGAGACGGTCGAGAGCAGGCCGTTGCCGCTGACCGAGGATGCGCGCGCCAGCCTGATCCGCATGGCCGATGGCGACGGCCGGGCGGTTCTGACGCTGGCTGAGGAAGTCTGGCGCGCCGCCCGCGAGGGCGAGATTTTCGATACCGAGGGGTTGACGCGCATCGTCCAGCGCCGAGCCCCGGTCTATGACAAGGCGCAGGACGGTCATTACAATCTGATCTCGGCGCTTCACAAGTCGGTCCGCGGCTCCGACCCTGACGCCGCGCTCTATTATCTCGCCCGCATGTTCGATGCCGGCGAGGATCCGCTCTATCTCGGACGGCGGCTGGTGCGCATGGCTGTGGAGGATATCGGGCTTGCCGATCCGCAGGCCCTGGTCATTTGCAACGCCGCCAAGGATGCCTATGACTATCTCGGTTCGCCGGAAGGCGAGCTGGCGTTTGCGCAAGCCTGCGTTTATCTTGCGACCGCCCCGAAATCCAATGCCGTCTATACCGCCTTCAAGGCAGCGACGATCGCCGCCAAGCAGAACGGCTCGCTGCTGCCGCCGAAGCATATCCTCAACGCGCCGACGAAGCTGATGAAGGGTGAGGGATATGGCGAAGGCTACCGCTACGATCACGATGAGCCGGATGCCTTTTCAGGTCAGGATTATTTTCCCGAAAAGATGGGTCGCCAGACTTTTTACGATCCGCCGGAACGCGGTTTCGAACGCGAGATTCGCAAACGGCTGGATTGGTGGGCAAAACTTCGCAAGGAGCGCAATCCGCGCTGA
- the ilvD gene encoding dihydroxy-acid dehydratase has protein sequence MPAYRSRTTTHGRNMAGARGLWRATGMKDSDFGKPIIAVVNSFTQFVPGHVHLKDLGQLVAREIEAAGGVAKEFNTIAVDDGIAMGHDGMLYSLPSRELIADSVEYMVNAHCADAMVCISNCDKITPGMLMASLRLNIPTVFVSGGPMEAGKVVLHGKTHALDLVDAMVAAADDKISDEDVKVIERSACPTCGSCSGMFTANSMNCLTEALGLSLPGNGSTLATHADRKRLFVEAGHLIVDLARRYYEQEDEKALPRVIASKQAFENAMALDIAMGGSTNTVLHILAAAHEGEVDFTMADIDALSRRVPCLSKVAPAKSDVHMEDVHRAGGIMSILGELEKGGLLNRDCPTVHAETLGDAIDRWDITRTNSDTVRNFYRAAPGGIPTQVAFSQEARWDELDTDRVGGVIRSVEHPFSKDGGLAVLKGNLAVDGCIVKTAGVDESILKFSGPARVFESQDASVKAILANEVKAGDVVVIRYEGPKGGPGMQEMLYPTSYLKSKGLGKACALITDGRFSGGTSGLSIGHASPEAANGGTIGLVREGDMIDIDIPNRTISLRVDEAELAARRAEQDQKGWHPAEPRKRNVSTALKAYAAFATSADRGAVRDLNAR, from the coding sequence ATGCCAGCTTATCGTTCCAGAACCACCACCCACGGCCGCAACATGGCGGGCGCGCGCGGCCTTTGGCGCGCCACGGGCATGAAGGATTCTGATTTCGGCAAGCCGATTATCGCTGTGGTCAACTCCTTCACGCAGTTCGTGCCCGGCCACGTGCACCTCAAGGATCTCGGCCAGCTGGTCGCCCGCGAAATCGAAGCGGCCGGCGGTGTGGCCAAGGAGTTTAACACAATTGCCGTCGATGACGGCATCGCCATGGGCCATGACGGGATGCTCTATTCGCTGCCCTCGCGCGAGTTGATCGCCGATAGCGTCGAATACATGGTCAATGCGCACTGTGCCGACGCCATGGTCTGCATCTCCAACTGCGATAAGATCACACCCGGCATGCTGATGGCTTCGCTGCGCCTCAACATACCCACGGTCTTCGTCTCCGGCGGCCCGATGGAAGCCGGCAAGGTCGTCCTGCATGGCAAGACCCATGCGCTCGACCTCGTTGACGCCATGGTCGCGGCTGCCGATGACAAGATTTCCGATGAAGACGTCAAGGTCATCGAGCGTTCGGCCTGTCCGACCTGCGGTTCATGCTCCGGCATGTTCACCGCAAACTCCATGAACTGCCTGACGGAAGCGCTCGGCCTTTCGCTGCCCGGCAACGGCTCGACGCTTGCAACGCATGCCGACCGCAAGCGCCTCTTCGTTGAAGCCGGCCACCTGATCGTCGATCTCGCTCGTCGTTATTACGAGCAGGAAGACGAGAAGGCCCTGCCGCGCGTGATTGCCTCCAAACAGGCTTTCGAGAATGCCATGGCGCTCGATATCGCCATGGGCGGCTCCACCAATACGGTTCTGCACATCCTCGCAGCCGCGCATGAAGGCGAGGTGGATTTTACCATGGCCGACATCGACGCGCTGTCGCGCCGCGTTCCCTGCCTTTCCAAGGTCGCGCCCGCCAAGTCTGATGTTCACATGGAAGATGTTCACCGCGCCGGCGGCATCATGTCGATCCTCGGTGAGCTCGAGAAGGGTGGCCTCCTCAATCGCGACTGCCCGACGGTTCATGCCGAGACGCTCGGCGATGCGATCGATCGTTGGGATATTACCCGCACCAACAGCGATACCGTCCGCAACTTCTACCGTGCCGCTCCCGGCGGCATACCGACACAGGTTGCCTTCAGCCAGGAAGCCCGCTGGGACGAACTCGATACCGACCGCGTAGGCGGAGTCATTCGTTCCGTGGAACATCCCTTCTCCAAAGATGGCGGCCTTGCTGTCCTCAAGGGCAATCTGGCGGTGGACGGCTGCATCGTGAAGACCGCAGGTGTCGATGAATCGATCCTGAAATTCTCTGGCCCGGCCCGCGTTTTCGAAAGCCAGGATGCTTCCGTCAAGGCGATCCTCGCCAATGAGGTCAAGGCCGGCGATGTCGTCGTGATCCGCTACGAGGGCCCCAAGGGCGGCCCCGGCATGCAGGAAATGCTCTATCCGACGAGCTATCTGAAGTCGAAGGGCCTCGGCAAGGCTTGTGCGCTGATCACCGACGGCCGGTTCTCCGGCGGCACCTCAGGTCTTTCGATCGGCCATGCTTCGCCGGAAGCGGCAAACGGCGGCACGATCGGCCTGGTGCGCGAAGGCGACATGATCGATATCGATATCCCGAACCGTACGATCAGCCTGCGTGTCGACGAGGCGGAACTTGCCGCCCGCCGCGCCGAGCAGGATCAGAAGGGCTGGCACCCGGCCGAGCCGCGCAAGCGCAACGTCTCGACCGCGCTCAAGGCCTATGCGGCCTTCGCAACCAGCGCCGACCGCGGCGCCGTTCGCGATCTGAACGCGCGATAA
- a CDS encoding DUF1883 domain-containing protein: MPKPNFRFTHYDIKEQRAGTIVEVSLSAVNNVRLMTAPNFQRFTEVLDFKYIGGVARKSPVRLAIPENGHWHIVVDMEGHHGLADSSVKLIAAPAAQKRA; this comes from the coding sequence ATGCCGAAACCGAACTTCCGCTTCACCCATTACGATATCAAGGAACAGCGCGCCGGAACGATTGTCGAGGTGTCACTGAGCGCCGTGAACAATGTGCGGCTGATGACGGCTCCTAATTTTCAGCGGTTCACCGAAGTGCTCGATTTCAAATATATCGGCGGCGTCGCGCGCAAGTCACCGGTCAGGCTCGCCATCCCCGAAAACGGCCACTGGCATATCGTTGTCGACATGGAAGGCCATCATGGGCTGGCGGATTCTTCCGTCAAGCTGATCGCTGCTCCAGCAGCACAGAAGCGCGCCTGA